The segment GGATTTATTTATTTAAGACATCAAGAAATTGGGTCTTAAATTGGTTCATTAATAATGAACGCTCTTGATTGGCAACCCCGATCGTAATTTTTTTATAGATTAAATCGTCATATACCCGATCAATCTTTGCAAAGTAATTTTGATAAACCTTACGCAGCGCTGGATTCTGAATTTTCTTTGCGATCTGCCTACATTTTTGGGTTTCTCGCTTGAACTTGGCCAGCAAAACAGCTTCATCTGCAGTTAATTTATTAGGCGATGAATATAAAAATTTTGAGCTTGGATTGGCGGGGTCTAAGGCAAAAATAGTGCCATCCACAGATTGAGCAGTTTTACCCTCATTGACTTTCTGAACACACTGAGCAATTTCATTTTGAATATCGTCTCTTGGCAGTGGCGCAGGAGCAGTCTTTGAGGTCTTACTGGGTGGCTTAGGCTGACTACTTGCTATATTTGACTGCGCAGAAGGACTTTCATTGCTCGCACAAGCGCCTAATAAAAAAACTGCAGAAATAGAAGCGATTAATAATAATTTTTTCATTTTTACCCAAATATCCTAAGCAAATAACTTCATTCGTGAAGCAATTTGCTAATTAGTAATAGCTCTTGTAAGCCCGAATAAGAAATACAAGAGTCCTCAGTACAGAATGACCATGCATATACATGGCCTATATCGCCATGGCCAAATGTGGCTAAACCACAATGGCGGTCTCGAGGGAATTAGGCTTTGGGTGGCTTGTAGGGACAGTCCGCTATATCGCCGAGGATAAGTCTATCCTCGGCAAGTCTATAAGCAGATCGAAAATCTGAAGGAATGGGAAGATCTAAGGATGCGCTCCCTACATTTCCCGTAACGTGTGACATCAAAAATAATGTGTACACAGGCTCTTCATCACTTGCTACTTCAGCTGTTGATAAAGACTTTGCACCTAATTCAATATCAGTGCATGTGTAAGAATGAAGGCAGGCACGCTCTACCGCGCTCTGAATAAAAATATTTCCTGCCATTACCTTAAAGGTAACAATGAAAATGCAAATAGCAAGGATCAAATTTTTCTTGTTGAAGAACATTGCGACAATTTTATACTTTTTGATATATATGCAATTTCATGATGCAAAAAATCTATTTTCAGTCGACTATGGATGAATAAATTATAAAAAATCATAGACTTAGAGCGTTGAATCAGGCTCATTGCCATAAATCGACAGAAGATCAGCATTCGCTAGGTATACTTTCACTTCAGATATCTCCACAGGAGAACAGCATGAAAGTTTTTCTAATGCGTCTATGGAGAAAATTAAATTATTTTCTTCGCACGCAATCCCAATTTGCAGTTCAGTCCAGCAAAGAGATTTTGCGCAAACAGGAAGTATCTATCCAAAGTAGCGCCCCACTTCCAGAGCTTTGTAGCGTGATCATCCCGGCACTCAATGAAGAGAAGGCTATTGAATCAGTCATCCACTACGCACAAAAGGACACATTCACCGGGGAGGTGATTGTGATTGATGACAGCTCAATTGATGCTACCGCTCAAATAGCCCGCTCAGCTGGAGCACAGGTATTTACCAGCTCAATGCTGGGTAAGGGCGCCTCCATGCAAGATGGAATAGAAGTTGCCAATAATGAGTATGTCGTATTTTTAGATGGCGATCTTTCTGGCTTAGAAGAAAATATTATCAGCAAGATGATTGCTCCACTCATCGCAGATGAAGCTGATTTTGTGAAAGCAAAATTTGGCAGAGGCGGCGGGCGAGTCACCGAATTAACTGCCAAGCCAATGCTCAAGGTATTTTTTCCGGAGTTAGCTGGAATTTCACAACCGCTGGGTGGAATCATTGCCGCCAGAGCCTCCTTACTAAAAAAACTGACCTTTGAATCAGGCTATGGAGTAGATATTGGATTGCTAATTGATGCCCATTTAAAAGGTGCGCGTATTTGCGAAGTAGATATTGGCTCTTTAGAGCATGACAGCCAGCCTTTGGTTGATCTGACCACAATGGCTAATGAAGTTGCCCGTGTGATCCACCACTACTCTCGTCATGCCGGCAGACTGCATGTGGAGCAAATTTCTGAAATGTATGAGGAACAAAGGCTGGCATCTGCCTCATTTGATTACATTATCAACCGTCGTAAAGATCGGCGTAAGGTTGTCCTGCTAGATATGGATGGGACCATTACACCCAATCGATTTATTAAGGATCTAGCAGCCTTTACCCATACAGAAGAAACTTTAGATGCCCTGCTCGACGTCTCACAAAATGATGCTGCTACGCGCAGCCAGCAGATTGCAGAAATATTTAAATTTACCCATCGCACTCAATTTGAAAAAGTAGCAATGAATATGCCGATTAAGCCAGGCGTCATTGAATTTGTAAATCAAATGAAACGTAATGGCTTTATGGTTGGACTGATATCAGATAGCTATTTCATTGCCGCAGAAATCATGCGCAAAAGAATTTTTGCCGATTTTGCGATTGCTCACACCCTCAAATTTAGAAACGATATCTGCAGTGGGGAGCTCAATCTAAATAAAGACTTTTACCCCGATCGTAGTCACGGCAATTTACAACCTTGCAAAAGCAATGTAATTAAACGCTTTCTCTCCAAAACCAATAAACCCAGTTTTGTTGAAGTTTGGGCTATTGGAGACCATTTAAATGATCTCGATATGTTGTTACTGGCCGATAAAGCCTTTGTCATTGATCCGAAGTCTCCAGAGCTGCTCAAGCATAAGCACATTAAAAACATCGCCTCTTTTGAAGATTTGTTTCAGGTGGATGCAGTAACTTAACTTATCGATGCCATAGCCGCTTAGATTGCTCTCTCCATAAGTACACCGCTTGAGATCTCGGTAATCCATGGTTTCCCCTAAAAGTCCATATTTGAGCGCCTGTGAGCGGCGTTTGATGAAAAGGAATTGCTAAAGTACGATACCGCTGCGTCACAGTGGGATGCGGGTGACCATAGCGATTACGGTAACCATTCTGAGCAAAAGCAATATCTGGCTCAAGCGTTTTTAAAAGATCCAAAGAGGAAGAGGTTTTGCTGCCATGGTGGGGTGCCATGAAAATCAGATCTTTGCCTTTTAAGCCATGAAGTGCAGTTTCAGTCAAACGACTAGTAATTTCTGCCTCACCCTGCCGCTCCACATCCCCCGTTAACCAAAAGGAGGTATTACTATTTCGCACCTCTAGCACACAACTTATCTCATTGGGCTTCCCGGAAGCCTTTTCTGCAAAGATACTCGCCTCATGGGGATGCCAAATATAAAACTCCACATCATCCCAAATCCAACTCTGTCCAAACCGACAGGGAATACTGGGAATCTTTCGTTGAGATAGATTGGCTAATAAAGGATTGTTGATGGGTAATGAGCCCATCATGGTGTTAAACCGAATCTCTTTGAGTAAGGTGGAAGCTCCACCAATATGGTCGCTATCGCTGTGACTGATTACCATCCGATCAATTGTATTGATACCCCGCCCCCTCAAGAAAGGCAGAATAATTCTCTGTCCAGCGTTATCTTTTCCTTGAGTGGGACCGGTGTCATACAGCAAGGTTTTATGAGCTGTCTCAATCAATACTGCAGTGCCCTGCCCTATGTCTAACACGGTGGCTTGAAACTCTCCCGCCTCCAATCGAGTGTTCTCAAGAGGTCGAACCAATAGACATGCGCAGAGCCCCAAGCCCAGCAATCTTGATGCCCAACTCATACTCAGATTGCCTGGACGAATCGCCATCACAATACCTACTAAAGAGATCAGCAAGGCCCACCATGTTGGCTGACTAGAAAAGGCAATAGCCCATTTATAACCAGCCATCCAATCGAGAATTGCTGCCAGATAAGCCATGCTGGCATGGGCCGAGACTAAAAGCCACTTACCAATAAATTCTGGCAAGAGTGCGCCTGTAATAGCCAAAGGGGTAACGAGGTAACTCACTACCGGAATCGCAAACGCATTAGCTAATGGCGATACGATAGAGAATTGATAAAACCAATAGAGTGTTAATGGCAGCAGAGCAATTGTGACCACCGCTTGAACGCGGCAG is part of the Polynucleobacter sp. es-EL-1 genome and harbors:
- a CDS encoding HAD-IB family phosphatase, whose protein sequence is MKVFLMRLWRKLNYFLRTQSQFAVQSSKEILRKQEVSIQSSAPLPELCSVIIPALNEEKAIESVIHYAQKDTFTGEVIVIDDSSIDATAQIARSAGAQVFTSSMLGKGASMQDGIEVANNEYVVFLDGDLSGLEENIISKMIAPLIADEADFVKAKFGRGGGRVTELTAKPMLKVFFPELAGISQPLGGIIAARASLLKKLTFESGYGVDIGLLIDAHLKGARICEVDIGSLEHDSQPLVDLTTMANEVARVIHHYSRHAGRLHVEQISEMYEEQRLASASFDYIINRRKDRRKVVLLDMDGTITPNRFIKDLAAFTHTEETLDALLDVSQNDAATRSQQIAEIFKFTHRTQFEKVAMNMPIKPGVIEFVNQMKRNGFMVGLISDSYFIAAEIMRKRIFADFAIAHTLKFRNDICSGELNLNKDFYPDRSHGNLQPCKSNVIKRFLSKTNKPSFVEVWAIGDHLNDLDMLLLADKAFVIDPKSPELLKHKHIKNIASFEDLFQVDAVT
- a CDS encoding DNA internalization-related competence protein ComEC/Rec2 → MRINITAFIAGGSFLLFLPSVPEYWQSIAIFIATLSLLFYWLNWSLLSQPMLNKVSSVMLACCLGFAWNAHYAQTRLDQILSTAYEGKDLVIEGRVNALPQSNASGAKFSFAVDQAFLDQEEIYPFPNQIYLSWQPAWRNPQNIPEIIPGQRWRFKAKMKRPYGSLNPYTFDFERWSFHQDYGAIGSVRTGELIASREIAWTEFSMAMEYQRWKLRQRIDRLLPRDARYGGVIAALVMGDQNAIDQDDWRVFNSTGIGHLISISGLHVTMLAGVGATLASWLWRRRSLPLYIPVSKVAASAGFLTAFVYAWLAGFQIPAQRTMYMVGVVAFAMWSGRDPRSFDIWWWALAMVLLIDPMAPYTPGFWLSFGAVAAILYAMKDSEGLLGIPTGQELALHWRHRFSQAIREACRVQAVVTIALLPLTLYWFYQFSIVSPLANAFAIPVVSYLVTPLAITGALLPEFIGKWLLVSAHASMAYLAAILDWMAGYKWAIAFSSQPTWWALLISLVGIVMAIRPGNLSMSWASRLLGLGLCACLLVRPLENTRLEAGEFQATVLDIGQGTAVLIETAHKTLLYDTGPTQGKDNAGQRIILPFLRGRGINTIDRMVISHSDSDHIGGASTLLKEIRFNTMMGSLPINNPLLANLSQRKIPSIPCRFGQSWIWDDVEFYIWHPHEASIFAEKASGKPNEISCVLEVRNSNTSFWLTGDVERQGEAEITSRLTETALHGLKGKDLIFMAPHHGSKTSSSLDLLKTLEPDIAFAQNGYRNRYGHPHPTVTQRYRTLAIPFHQTPLTGAQIWTFRGNHGLPRSQAVYLWREQSKRLWHR